In Bacillus sp. 2205SS5-2, the following proteins share a genomic window:
- the mce gene encoding methylmalonyl-CoA epimerase, which produces MKKTIDHIGVAVRSLEDAIHFYENVLGAKLIDRYRSDAKGVESEIAIMEVNEARTELLAPTNNDTSPIARFIKQKGKGVHHIAYRVDDLDLALIELEQQGIRTLPDSLRINKHGRRLIYLNPADTEGTLIEYCDYPNGE; this is translated from the coding sequence ATGAAAAAGACAATCGACCATATCGGCGTGGCTGTTCGAAGCCTTGAAGATGCCATTCACTTTTATGAAAATGTACTTGGTGCGAAACTGATTGATCGGTACAGAAGTGATGCCAAGGGCGTCGAAAGCGAAATTGCGATCATGGAGGTGAATGAAGCCAGAACTGAACTATTGGCCCCCACCAATAATGACACTTCCCCCATCGCTCGATTTATCAAGCAAAAAGGAAAAGGTGTACATCATATCGCGTATCGGGTAGATGACTTAGATCTTGCTTTAATAGAACTGGAACAACAAGGAATACGCACTTTACCGGATAGCCTCCGGATAAACAAACATGGCAGAAGACTGATTTATTTAAATCCTGCTGATACGGAAGGTACCCTCATTGAATATTGCGATTACCCAAATGGTGAATAA